A region from the Brachyspira hampsonii genome encodes:
- a CDS encoding 5-formyltetrahydrofolate cyclo-ligase, with the protein MKISPNEDNIKEEKKLIRESFKLIRNNLDSNFIKDKSSIISKKFRNIVNINKFSSISVYVDFNNEVTTNEIIKYALKNNIKVSVPFLIDNHNMKLKYINDYDKDINRNTKFGCGEPFEYCKDCNIDEISMFIIPALAFDEKCNRLGFGRGYYDNILRINKSALRIGLAYDYQILPSIPKDDNDEILDIIISESKVITATF; encoded by the coding sequence ATGAAAATTTCTCCTAATGAAGATAATATTAAAGAAGAAAAAAAATTAATAAGAGAATCCTTTAAACTCATCAGAAATAACTTAGATTCTAATTTTATTAAGGATAAAAGTTCTATAATTTCTAAAAAATTTAGAAATATAGTAAATATTAACAAATTTAGCTCTATATCTGTATATGTAGATTTCAACAATGAAGTAACAACAAATGAAATAATAAAATATGCTTTAAAAAATAATATTAAAGTATCTGTACCATTTCTTATAGATAATCATAATATGAAATTAAAATATATAAATGATTATGATAAAGATATCAACAGAAATACAAAGTTCGGATGCGGTGAACCTTTTGAATATTGTAAAGACTGTAATATAGATGAAATATCTATGTTCATTATTCCTGCTTTGGCTTTTGATGAAAAATGTAATAGACTAGGGTTTGGAAGAGGATATTATGACAATATATTAAGAATTAATAAGAGTGCATTAAGAATAGGCTTAGCTTATGATTATCAGATACTTCCATCAATACCAAAAGATGATAATGACGAGATATTGGATATTATTATCAGTGAAAGTAAAGTAATAACTGCTACTTTTTAA
- a CDS encoding chemotaxis protein CheW, with product MAEQQPIESTENRVELEDSTNLVTFRLGSGEYAIDIMQAKEIIKMEKITLIPNAPDFVEGVINLRGNIIPIIDLKKRFNLEETEGDKNTGIIIVKIEDVDMGIIIDSISKVVSISNSDIQPPPPMLSGIGQKYIKGVGKLEDKLLVVLDLEKLFTTDEEDEETSADS from the coding sequence ATGGCAGAGCAACAACCTATTGAAAGTACTGAAAATAGAGTTGAGTTAGAAGATAGTACCAACCTTGTTACTTTTAGATTAGGCAGCGGTGAGTATGCTATAGATATCATGCAGGCTAAAGAGATAATTAAAATGGAAAAGATTACTCTTATTCCTAATGCCCCAGACTTTGTAGAAGGTGTAATAAATTTAAGAGGTAATATTATACCTATAATTGACTTAAAAAAGAGATTTAATTTAGAAGAAACAGAAGGAGATAAAAATACAGGTATTATCATAGTAAAAATAGAAGATGTTGATATGGGTATAATTATTGACTCTATTTCTAAGGTAGTATCCATTTCAAATTCTGATATTCAGCCTCCTCCTCCAATGCTCTCAGGTATAGGTCAGAAATATATTAAAGGTGTAGGTAAATTAGAAGATAAATTATTAGTTGTTTTAGACCTAGAAAAATTATTTACTACTGATGAAGAAGATGAAGAAACATCTGCTGATAGTTAA
- the nhaC gene encoding Na+/H+ antiporter NhaC — translation MKIKKINTFWKLFPLLFILVTVLIFTVQYGVPIEFLLTLGTLSACIIAYFAGYKWEDMENAFIKKVVDTWIGVLIFILIGVVVGAWVYSGTVPMLIYYGIKLIHPSFIPVMAFIVTSFLSVFTGTSWGSASTAGVAFIGIAQATNTPLPLVAGAVISGAYLGDKNSPISDTTVLAAMGAGTTLSNHIKTMLANTIPAAILAALVFTVLGLNASDANVNISNLKEAQEILTSLEQIFNFNILLLVPPVFVLIASVKGVNPVITMFIGSLIAIIIGAVIQDFGLINSMKSFVTGFNISMSPTVNPDNIPDTLHFLLNRGGMISTMPSVLFLILALTYGAMLELIGTFNTLIELLIKITKGVRSLIFITWFTTFTINSALSSLQFTFLTLGSVLKTVYDKYNINRGVLSRTMEEGGTLTEVLLPWTVTGVYMTSILGVHTLQYMPYSFFNLISIGISFIYMLTLPKFAVKINKN, via the coding sequence ATGAAAATAAAAAAAATTAATACTTTTTGGAAACTATTTCCGCTGCTCTTTATACTAGTAACCGTTTTAATATTCACTGTACAATACGGAGTTCCTATAGAATTTTTACTTACACTAGGAACTTTATCTGCATGTATAATAGCATACTTTGCAGGATATAAATGGGAGGATATGGAAAATGCATTTATAAAGAAAGTAGTTGACACTTGGATTGGAGTATTAATATTTATACTGATAGGTGTAGTAGTTGGAGCTTGGGTATATTCAGGAACCGTACCTATGCTTATATACTATGGAATAAAATTAATACATCCGTCATTCATACCTGTAATGGCTTTTATTGTAACTTCATTTCTTTCTGTATTTACAGGAACTTCTTGGGGATCTGCTTCTACTGCAGGCGTTGCATTCATAGGTATTGCTCAGGCTACAAATACACCTTTGCCTTTAGTTGCTGGTGCCGTTATAAGTGGTGCTTACCTTGGAGATAAAAACTCGCCTATATCAGATACTACTGTTTTAGCTGCTATGGGGGCAGGCACTACGCTTTCTAATCATATAAAAACTATGCTCGCAAATACTATACCTGCTGCAATATTAGCGGCTTTAGTTTTTACAGTATTGGGCTTGAATGCCTCAGATGCAAATGTTAATATATCAAATTTGAAAGAAGCTCAGGAGATATTAACTTCTCTAGAACAAATATTTAATTTTAATATACTTTTATTGGTGCCTCCTGTATTCGTACTTATTGCAAGCGTTAAAGGAGTTAATCCTGTAATTACTATGTTTATAGGAAGTTTAATTGCTATAATAATCGGAGCTGTAATTCAAGATTTCGGCTTAATAAACTCTATGAAATCTTTTGTAACAGGGTTTAATATATCAATGTCTCCTACAGTTAATCCTGATAATATACCAGATACTTTGCATTTTTTACTCAATAGAGGCGGTATGATAAGCACTATGCCCAGCGTATTATTTTTAATACTTGCTCTCACTTACGGAGCTATGCTTGAACTTATAGGCACTTTCAATACTCTAATAGAACTATTGATAAAAATCACAAAAGGGGTAAGAAGTTTAATATTTATAACTTGGTTTACAACATTCACTATTAATTCAGCATTAAGCAGTTTGCAGTTTACATTTTTAACATTGGGTTCTGTATTAAAAACTGTATATGATAAATATAATATAAACAGAGGCGTACTCTCAAGAACTATGGAAGAAGGAGGAACACTCACAGAAGTTCTGCTTCCTTGGACTGTTACGGGAGTTTATATGACTTCTATACTTGGAGTGCATACTTTACAGTACATGCCTTACTCATTTTTTAACCTTATTAGTATTGGTATTTCTTTTATATACATGCTTACTTTACCTAAATTTGCAGTAAAGATAAATAAGAATTGA
- a CDS encoding type II toxin-antitoxin system antitoxin SocA domain-containing protein codes for MIGKDAFSYVYHILEVNGYLKNLSLKNKAIKTNKILFFAELYHRHFFKEPMITDITFKALPNGPAIDKDEIDWYDVEENYNFLTDEEKETIKMCIKEWLCEMSPEALSELSHGDKRIPLMAWKSVKSEGNYGSIPIPDKYLNADAEILHNTTKHQYKNRIKVEAQTV; via the coding sequence ATGATAGGAAAAGACGCTTTTTCTTATGTATATCATATTTTAGAAGTAAATGGCTATTTAAAAAATTTAAGTTTGAAAAATAAAGCGATTAAAACAAATAAAATACTTTTCTTCGCTGAGCTGTATCATAGACATTTTTTTAAAGAACCAATGATAACAGATATAACATTTAAAGCACTTCCAAATGGTCCTGCAATAGATAAAGATGAAATTGATTGGTATGATGTTGAAGAAAACTATAATTTTTTGACCGATGAAGAAAAAGAAACTATAAAAATGTGTATAAAAGAATGGTTATGCGAGATGAGTCCTGAAGCTTTATCTGAATTAAGCCATGGAGATAAAAGAATACCTCTAATGGCATGGAAAAGTGTAAAAAGTGAAGGAAACTATGGAAGCATACCAATACCTGATAAGTATCTTAATGCTGATGCAGAAATACTTCACAATACTACAAAACATCAGTATAAAAATAGAATAAAAGTTGAAGCTCAAACAGTTTAA
- a CDS encoding DUF2905 domain-containing protein — protein sequence MNIQFAKIFIVIGVILIIIGILFLFNIKLHFGKLPGDIVIKKENFTFAFPLMSSIIASIVLSFIMWLISKF from the coding sequence ATGAATATTCAATTTGCAAAAATTTTTATAGTTATTGGTGTTATTTTAATAATTATAGGTATATTATTTTTATTTAATATCAAATTGCATTTTGGAAAACTTCCAGGAGATATAGTCATAAAAAAAGAGAATTTTACTTTTGCTTTTCCTCTTATGAGCAGCATTATAGCTAGTATTGTACTTTCTTTTATTATGTGGTTAATTTCTAAATTTTAA
- a CDS encoding potassium channel family protein, whose protein sequence is MLQYAVIGVGTLGKALINRLMTKPSIEVFAIDNDINEIEAIKNNVTQAMRLDSTQKEALEAIEINKFDAVILTIGEDMMTSILTALLLKELNVKNIIARYSNEKHKAILSMIGITHLVSPEESMGIHIAEQLEVGDTVLLYDLTEYHSIVEFPVHGGLAGKNFKELDLRKKYKINVVAVKKETVGILGEKKVIVDCTPDPDEPMVEGDILIIAGHDKDIEKMHKKMAE, encoded by the coding sequence ATGCTTCAATATGCTGTTATAGGAGTCGGCACTTTAGGTAAGGCATTAATTAATAGACTTATGACAAAACCTTCTATAGAAGTATTTGCTATAGATAATGATATAAATGAAATAGAGGCTATAAAAAATAATGTTACTCAAGCCATGCGTTTGGACTCCACTCAAAAAGAGGCATTAGAAGCTATTGAGATTAATAAATTTGATGCTGTAATACTTACAATAGGTGAAGATATGATGACAAGTATATTGACAGCATTACTTTTAAAAGAGCTTAATGTAAAAAATATTATAGCAAGATACTCTAATGAAAAGCATAAGGCGATACTTAGTATGATAGGGATAACACATTTAGTAAGCCCTGAAGAATCTATGGGGATACATATTGCTGAACAGCTTGAGGTGGGTGATACTGTTTTGCTTTATGATTTGACTGAATATCACTCTATAGTAGAATTTCCTGTTCATGGAGGGCTTGCTGGTAAAAACTTCAAAGAGCTTGACCTTAGAAAGAAATATAAAATAAATGTTGTTGCTGTAAAGAAAGAAACAGTTGGAATATTAGGCGAGAAAAAAGTTATTGTAGATTGTACTCCTGATCCTGATGAGCCTATGGTTGAGGGTGATATACTTATCATTGCGGGGCATGACAAAGATATAGAGAAGATGCATAAAAAAATGGCTGAATAA
- a CDS encoding ankyrin repeat domain-containing protein: MRFISCTFLLLILLSCTQNSDSNTKENIQNSETSIEDVNIVQDLSLEDAIAKYEEYPSIDIIKNLLDSGNINNTLAQSTNIVNAEDTEYDLSVTFDEGTTALMIASYYGYADLVNALIQNNADVNMKNKRNYTALLYATDIWARQGIGIYDSNFNVVELLVMAKADVDAADNNGWTPLFFAADNSNSDVAAFLVDNGANINIIDNEGITPLLVANDVETVKILSKTVNINKPNFSGVTPLIAFSMRDISTDAINILLENGANVNIVDKDGETALSYAIENGNFEAALILLENNANPNLAKKKAKELASIARELGDEEVASILDKY; this comes from the coding sequence ATGAGATTTATTTCATGCACATTTTTATTATTGATACTATTATCATGCACTCAAAATTCTGATTCTAATACTAAAGAAAACATTCAAAATAGTGAAACTTCTATAGAAGATGTAAATATAGTTCAGGATTTATCTTTAGAAGATGCTATAGCAAAATATGAAGAATATCCTAGTATAGATATAATAAAAAATCTTCTTGATTCAGGTAATATTAATAACACTTTAGCACAATCCACAAATATAGTAAATGCTGAAGATACAGAATATGATCTTAGTGTAACTTTTGATGAGGGTACTACTGCTTTAATGATAGCTTCTTATTACGGATATGCCGATTTAGTAAATGCACTTATACAAAATAATGCTGATGTTAATATGAAAAATAAAAGAAATTATACAGCACTTTTATATGCTACAGATATATGGGCTAGACAAGGTATAGGAATATATGACAGCAATTTTAATGTGGTTGAGCTTTTGGTGATGGCTAAAGCAGATGTTGATGCTGCTGATAATAATGGCTGGACTCCTTTATTTTTTGCTGCGGATAATTCTAATTCTGATGTAGCGGCATTTTTAGTTGATAATGGTGCTAATATAAATATTATAGATAATGAAGGAATAACACCTCTTTTAGTAGCAAATGATGTTGAAACAGTTAAAATATTATCTAAGACAGTTAATATTAATAAACCTAATTTCTCTGGAGTAACACCTTTAATAGCATTTTCTATGAGGGATATATCTACAGATGCTATTAATATTTTATTAGAGAATGGTGCTAATGTTAATATTGTAGATAAAGATGGTGAAACAGCTCTATCTTATGCTATTGAAAATGGTAATTTTGAGGCGGCTTTAATATTGCTTGAAAATAATGCTAATCCTAATCTTGCTAAGAAAAAAGCTAAGGAGCTTGCAAGTATAGCTAGAGAATTGGGGGATGAGGAAGTAGCTTCTATATTAGATAAATATTAA
- the sdaAA gene encoding L-serine ammonia-lyase, iron-sulfur-dependent, subunit alpha encodes MDIKSIESLVALAAEKKVKISDIVIDIEAESEKTDRQSVIEKMTSYYDIMKEAVENGKKDKFNFVTGLQNECVEIVDKFYKDKKSILGEIVGEVVTAAMSVSGYNACMGKIIAAPTAGSCGVMPAVLTVCESRGYKKEDIVKSMFTAAGFADIIAQIATFAGAEGGCMAECGSAAGMAASACAEIMGGTPQQCADAFALTISAMLGLICDPIAGFVEVPCMGKNVMSAVHAIVSAEMACAGFKSVIPADEVVSAMKEVGDGMDERFKETSLGGLANTPTGRAISEKLLGKLNK; translated from the coding sequence ATGGATATAAAATCTATAGAATCATTGGTGGCTTTAGCTGCAGAAAAAAAAGTAAAAATAAGTGATATAGTAATAGATATAGAAGCAGAATCAGAAAAAACTGATAGGCAATCAGTTATTGAGAAGATGACTTCTTATTATGATATAATGAAAGAAGCTGTTGAGAATGGAAAAAAGGATAAATTTAATTTTGTAACAGGTTTGCAAAATGAATGTGTAGAAATAGTAGATAAATTTTATAAAGATAAAAAAAGCATATTGGGAGAGATAGTAGGCGAGGTAGTAACTGCAGCTATGTCAGTAAGCGGTTATAATGCATGTATGGGTAAAATAATAGCTGCCCCTACTGCAGGAAGCTGCGGAGTAATGCCTGCTGTACTTACTGTATGTGAGAGCAGAGGATATAAAAAAGAAGATATAGTAAAATCAATGTTTACTGCTGCAGGATTTGCTGATATCATAGCACAGATAGCAACATTCGCCGGTGCTGAGGGAGGATGTATGGCTGAATGCGGTTCGGCTGCTGGTATGGCTGCTAGTGCTTGTGCTGAGATTATGGGCGGTACGCCTCAGCAGTGTGCAGATGCTTTTGCACTTACTATATCAGCTATGCTTGGACTTATATGCGATCCTATTGCAGGATTCGTTGAAGTGCCTTGTATGGGTAAAAATGTTATGTCTGCTGTTCATGCTATTGTTTCAGCAGAGATGGCTTGTGCAGGTTTTAAAAGCGTTATACCGGCTGATGAGGTTGTATCTGCCATGAAAGAAGTTGGCGACGGAATGGATGAGAGATTTAAAGAAACTTCTTTAGGAGGGCTTGCAAACACTCCTACAGGACGCGCTATATCCGAAAAACTATTGGGTAAATTAAATAAATAA
- the sdaAB gene encoding L-serine ammonia-lyase, iron-sulfur-dependent subunit beta yields the protein MAGLFDIIGPVMIGPSSSHTAGACRIGKLAKKILGEDVKEAKIYLHGSFALTWKGHGTDKAILAGLLGFETDDPNLRDSYSLAEKANLKYEFIPTKLREAFHPNTVYIEAKGETNEINILASSIGGGLIVLDKVNGIEVHYKGDFPTIAIVNKDVPGIIAKVTSIIFENGINIENMNVTPQFEGINRGYAIIVIGMTDVISKEIEEKIRHIENIRDFVFLDKLY from the coding sequence ATGGCTGGATTATTCGATATAATAGGTCCTGTTATGATAGGTCCTTCAAGTTCTCATACAGCCGGTGCTTGCCGTATTGGGAAACTTGCTAAGAAGATTTTAGGTGAAGATGTGAAGGAAGCAAAAATATATTTGCATGGTTCTTTTGCTTTAACTTGGAAAGGTCATGGAACTGACAAAGCTATTTTGGCAGGACTTTTAGGATTTGAAACTGATGATCCTAATCTTAGAGACAGTTATAGTCTTGCTGAAAAGGCTAATCTTAAATATGAGTTTATTCCTACCAAATTGAGAGAGGCTTTTCACCCTAATACAGTGTATATTGAAGCTAAAGGTGAAACTAATGAGATTAATATATTAGCTTCTTCTATAGGCGGAGGATTAATAGTTTTGGATAAAGTTAATGGCATAGAGGTACATTATAAAGGAGATTTTCCAACTATTGCTATAGTTAATAAAGATGTTCCGGGTATTATAGCTAAAGTTACTTCTATTATATTTGAAAATGGAATAAATATTGAGAATATGAATGTAACTCCTCAATTTGAAGGTATTAACAGAGGATATGCTATTATTGTTATTGGTATGACTGATGTTATATCAAAAGAGATAGAGGAAAAAATAAGACATATAGAAAATATAAGGGACTTTGTATTTTTAGATAAGTTGTATTAA
- a CDS encoding tetratricopeptide repeat protein, giving the protein MKHIFLIFIILILTCLSVYSQGQSLNTPNRTADTVRTMEMDTNTYESLFSGKLEPAWVYIGEAKRAIHNNDIPYALFIMNKTLMYYPNNADAHYFLGLIYEKEAGNPAEQGGAASYRLAIEEYKKAINFATNLTIPAYKLDAYFSLLYIYEKLIDENNYAAIEKEIIAMAENTYKNYEKGRIYFKLAEHYGSKNRGTSAVDYYRQAYINGYRQKLSLFRMSLIYRRMRNYVQEKETLMLAIKYDFDNVEPSNFDVQKAIVQRLEALKNVRIPKKLN; this is encoded by the coding sequence ATGAAACATATATTTTTGATATTTATTATATTAATATTGACTTGTTTATCAGTATATTCGCAGGGGCAATCGCTTAATACTCCTAATAGAACAGCAGATACTGTCAGAACTATGGAAATGGATACCAATACATACGAATCATTATTCAGCGGTAAATTAGAGCCTGCTTGGGTATATATAGGAGAGGCAAAAAGAGCAATACATAATAATGATATTCCTTATGCTCTATTTATAATGAATAAAACTTTGATGTATTATCCTAATAATGCAGATGCTCATTATTTTTTAGGTTTAATATATGAAAAAGAAGCTGGAAACCCAGCAGAACAGGGCGGTGCTGCATCTTATCGCTTAGCTATAGAGGAATACAAAAAAGCTATAAATTTTGCTACTAATCTTACAATACCGGCATATAAATTGGATGCATATTTCAGTCTTTTATATATATATGAGAAATTAATAGATGAAAATAATTATGCCGCTATAGAAAAAGAGATTATTGCCATGGCTGAAAATACATATAAAAATTATGAAAAAGGAAGAATATATTTCAAATTAGCAGAACATTATGGAAGTAAGAATAGAGGTACTTCTGCAGTAGATTATTACAGACAGGCATATATTAACGGATACAGACAGAAGCTATCCCTTTTTAGAATGTCTTTAATATATAGAAGAATGCGTAATTATGTACAGGAAAAAGAAACTTTAATGCTTGCTATTAAATATGATTTTGATAATGTTGAGCCTAGCAATTTTGATGTTCAGAAGGCTATAGTTCAAAGATTAGAGGCATTGAAGAATGTACGAATACCTAAGAAATTAAATTAA
- a CDS encoding glycoside hydrolase family 35 protein gives MAAFEIKEEFILNGKPIKILSGAIHYFRFVREYWEDCLYNLKAAGFNTVETYIPWNIHEIDEGFFDFSGNKDIASFIKTAQKLDLLVILRPTPYICAEWEFGGLPAWLLRYDNIKVRTNTQLFLSKVDAYYKELFKHIDDLQITRNGPVIMMQIENEYGSFGNDKEYLRALKNLMIKHGAEVPLFTSDGAWDAVLEAGTLIDDGILATVNFGSKAKESFDDTEKFFARKGIKKPLMCMEFWDGWFNLWKDPIIKRDADDFIMEVKEILKRGSINLYMFIGGTNFGFYNGTSVTGYTDFPQITSYDYDAVLTEWGEPTEKFYKLQKLINELFPEIKTFEPRDHKRLDFSEAKLKNKTSLFSVIDKISKCQKSDFPITMEKAGSGYGYMLYRTKVKGFNNNMNVRAVGASDRVHFYLNGEYKGVKYQDELIEPIEMHFNDGDNILELLVENVGRVNYGYKLQECSQVKGIRIGVMADIHFETGFEQYALSLDNIEDVDFSADWIENTPSFYRYEFEVKEAADTFLDCSKLGKGVAFINGFNLGRYWSEGPACYLYIPAPLLKIGVNEIIVFETENMLADSIALRDKPTYKEIKK, from the coding sequence ATGGCTGCTTTTGAAATCAAAGAAGAATTTATTTTAAATGGCAAACCTATAAAAATTTTATCAGGAGCTATTCATTATTTTAGATTTGTTAGAGAATATTGGGAAGATTGTCTTTATAATTTAAAGGCAGCTGGATTTAATACTGTTGAAACATATATACCTTGGAATATTCATGAGATAGATGAAGGCTTTTTCGATTTTTCAGGCAATAAAGATATAGCATCTTTTATTAAAACTGCTCAGAAATTGGATTTATTGGTTATATTAAGACCTACTCCGTATATATGTGCTGAATGGGAATTCGGAGGACTTCCTGCATGGCTTTTAAGATATGATAATATAAAAGTTCGTACTAATACTCAATTATTTTTAAGTAAGGTTGATGCTTATTATAAAGAGTTATTTAAACATATTGATGATTTGCAAATTACTAGAAACGGACCTGTAATTATGATGCAGATTGAAAATGAATATGGTTCATTCGGAAATGATAAAGAATATCTCAGAGCTTTAAAAAATCTTATGATTAAACATGGTGCTGAAGTGCCTTTATTTACTTCAGATGGTGCTTGGGATGCAGTTTTAGAGGCAGGTACTTTAATAGATGATGGAATATTAGCTACTGTTAATTTCGGTTCTAAGGCTAAAGAAAGTTTTGATGATACAGAAAAATTTTTTGCAAGAAAAGGTATAAAAAAACCATTAATGTGTATGGAATTCTGGGACGGTTGGTTTAATTTATGGAAAGATCCTATAATAAAAAGAGATGCTGATGATTTTATAATGGAAGTAAAAGAGATTTTGAAAAGAGGAAGTATAAATCTATATATGTTTATAGGAGGAACTAATTTTGGTTTTTATAACGGCACTTCTGTAACAGGTTATACAGATTTCCCTCAAATTACATCTTATGATTATGATGCTGTTCTTACAGAATGGGGTGAGCCTACAGAGAAATTTTATAAACTTCAGAAACTTATAAATGAATTATTTCCTGAAATAAAAACTTTTGAACCTAGAGATCATAAAAGGTTAGATTTCTCAGAGGCAAAACTAAAAAATAAAACTTCATTATTTTCAGTTATAGATAAAATATCAAAATGTCAGAAAAGCGATTTCCCTATAACTATGGAGAAAGCAGGAAGCGGATATGGTTATATGCTTTATAGGACTAAGGTAAAAGGTTTTAATAATAATATGAATGTAAGAGCAGTAGGTGCTTCAGATAGGGTTCATTTTTATTTAAATGGCGAATATAAGGGTGTAAAATATCAAGATGAGCTTATAGAGCCTATTGAAATGCATTTTAATGACGGCGATAATATATTGGAATTATTGGTTGAAAATGTAGGACGCGTAAATTACGGTTATAAACTTCAGGAATGCAGTCAGGTTAAAGGTATTCGTATAGGGGTTATGGCCGATATACATTTTGAAACAGGCTTTGAACAGTATGCTTTATCTCTTGATAATATAGAGGATGTAGATTTCAGTGCCGATTGGATAGAAAATACTCCTTCTTTCTATCGTTATGAATTTGAGGTTAAAGAGGCTGCAGATACTTTCCTTGACTGTTCTAAACTAGGAAAAGGTGTGGCATTCATAAACGGATTTAATTTAGGAAGGTATTGGAGTGAAGGACCGGCATGTTATTTGTATATACCTGCTCCTCTTTTGAAAATAGGAGTTAATGAAATCATTGTATTTGAAACTGAAAATATGCTTGCTGATAGCATTGCTCTTAGAGATAAGCCTACTTATAAGGAAATAAAAAAATAG
- the map gene encoding type I methionyl aminopeptidase yields MAIKIKTQAEINLMRESGHILANVFKEVEKIIQPGISTKEIDKFVYDYIRKHNAKPSFKGYGKPPFPGSICSSINNEVIHGIPSKKKILKDGDIIGLDIGVYYKGYHSDRAFTFKVGNVSDDASRLIEVTMESFFNGVKKIKDGVHLGDVSHAIQKTAEDAGYSLVREFQGHGVGANLHEEPAVPNRGKEGAGPILKTNMVIAIEPMVNMGHHAILIEDDDWTIITRDGSLSAHYEHTVAVKEDGVEILTALEDDEIVKKYLGK; encoded by the coding sequence ATGGCTATAAAAATAAAAACACAAGCTGAAATTAATTTAATGCGTGAAAGCGGACATATATTGGCTAATGTATTTAAAGAAGTTGAAAAGATAATTCAGCCGGGAATATCTACTAAAGAAATAGATAAATTTGTTTATGATTATATAAGAAAGCATAATGCTAAGCCTTCATTTAAAGGTTATGGTAAGCCTCCTTTTCCGGGGTCTATATGTTCTTCTATAAATAATGAAGTAATACATGGAATACCAAGTAAAAAGAAAATTTTAAAAGATGGGGATATCATAGGGCTTGATATAGGTGTATATTATAAAGGTTATCATTCTGACAGAGCATTTACTTTTAAAGTAGGAAATGTGTCAGATGATGCTTCAAGATTGATTGAAGTTACTATGGAGTCATTTTTTAATGGCGTAAAAAAGATAAAAGACGGCGTTCATTTGGGAGATGTTTCCCATGCTATTCAAAAAACTGCTGAAGATGCAGGTTATTCTCTGGTAAGAGAGTTTCAAGGTCATGGAGTTGGTGCAAATTTGCATGAAGAGCCTGCCGTACCAAACAGAGGAAAAGAGGGAGCAGGTCCTATACTTAAAACTAACATGGTTATAGCAATAGAACCTATGGTTAATATGGGGCATCATGCTATTTTAATAGAAGATGATGATTGGACTATCATAACTAGGGACGGATCATTATCAGCACATTATGAACATACTGTAGCGGTAAAAGAAGATGGGGTTGAGATATTAACCGCTTTAGAAGATGATGAGATAGTAAAAAAATATCTTGGTAAATGA
- a CDS encoding bactofilin family protein gives MARKDIVNSVIGDGSSFKGTFIVKGSFQIDGKFEGELKIDGHLIIGPNGKVKTSTIITESITIAGTLIGNIDAQKEVILIETGRVLGNIEAPKIDVGEGAVIQGEMTITGGQKKDITKVVHESFTGIKIEDESLVNNSGYSDNTSSENNSYNIDNNSSNSIF, from the coding sequence ATGGCAAGAAAAGATATAGTAAACAGTGTTATAGGGGATGGTTCATCTTTTAAAGGTACTTTTATTGTAAAAGGTTCTTTTCAAATAGATGGAAAATTTGAAGGCGAATTAAAGATAGACGGACATTTAATTATAGGTCCTAATGGTAAAGTAAAGACAAGCACTATCATAACAGAAAGCATCACAATAGCTGGTACCTTGATTGGTAATATAGATGCCCAAAAAGAAGTTATATTAATAGAAACAGGAAGAGTTTTAGGAAATATAGAAGCTCCTAAAATAGATGTAGGAGAAGGTGCTGTTATACAGGGAGAAATGACTATAACAGGCGGACAGAAAAAAGATATAACAAAAGTAGTGCATGAATCTTTCACCGGTATAAAAATAGAAGATGAGTCATTAGTAAATAACAGCGGTTATTCAGATAATACTTCTTCAGAAAATAATAGTTATAATATAGATAATAATTCAAGCAATAGTATTTTTTAA